AAAGGACAGTTTTGTGGGTTCTTCcttgaaacctgttaattgtgcaacaaGTAGAGGTTTTGCCACTCAATGTGATAACTGTCCATTTACCTTTGATCAGATGCTAAACGATGCCTGCGAGTGAATGCTGGTCTGAAGGTGGGATGTCAATCACATGTTCCAACTTGCGCACATAAAGCATTGTTTACCTCTGCCCCTTAGTCACTGTTTATTGCAGCTTCTGAAACTTGTTACACAgtttaacaggtttcatgattTTTCAATTAAGAACCAGAGTCCACTCAGAAGCAAACGTTTCCTGTAAATTGTGAGTGAtaattacagtattataaataCTGCCAAATCCAAGCCCTTAGTTTGGCTAACACAGAAGTGTAACATGACATGCTTCTATAAAAAGGCTCATGGCTCAGCCCTGCCACTGATCTTCCACAGACACCCTGCCTCATTTTGAACCCCAGGAGCCTCTCTTACCTTATCTGTAGTAAAGAgcccacacagaccaaaatgccacTAAAGGTGAAGCAAGGAGTCGTCATAACATTGTGTCTTGGGATTTCTGCAGACAGTACATGCTTTTGCAATCAGCAGCATCTTGCTCTGGAATCAGTGGTTATGCTTGCATGCAAACTTACCATATGGCATTGTCACACACTTGTTATGAAACCAAAAGAAATTTtaagaacgagaggaggccatgcagccTATCTATggtcatccggttcctagtagctgattgatttaaaaacttTGTCAAATTGGGTCTTACATGATTCCAGTGACTTGGTATCAGCATAACTAAGTAAccctgtcctaagtctatcttaAGGTATGACCGTGGAAGAGCTTGACAAATACTGTAGGTACAGTACAAAAGTCTGAGACTAACTATTCAAGGTATTGAAAATGTCTCGCATTGATGCTGCAAAAAGCTTTAGTGGGTGAACTAATGAAGCGTGTTTTACTGGTCAATAGTAGAGAACATATTGCTGTGAGCCATGCTGAACTCAAACCAACAAGTTTCAAGGATGTGATGAAAAACTCAAACAATATGAAAGATGTGGCTGAGAGAATTATGTAATTTTGCACACCCTATGTATTCTACCTTAAACGTGCCTATATGCACCGTAGCGCCCTATGGAATCCGTCCTAAAGAGAACACAGACGGAatcaaaaaaataacacatttggcagtagagcattaaTCTTGAGATGGAAAACATAAAACTTTAATGGTCAGTACAGGCAGTggtgtaactttggtttcaaagaGGGGGGGCAGTTTGTGTAGCTGGGTTATAAATGAGGCAGggtattctgtaagggataaacaacgagaagggttgaatcagtgaaaataattcaCCATTCGAGTGCTTTAAATGCAGTCATGGAAAATAACTATTTTTACCGTCTATTAAAACACAAAAGTACTACTCACACagactactatatatatatatatatatatatatatatatttttttttttttaaagaacatattgCCACCTAAACGTACACCGTTTGTATTTTGCAATGatggaaataaagaaataatttaaattaaggaTCCGTAGATTGGCGGATATCAGGGATATTTTACAGTAGTCACTTGAACAATAAGATCCCAATGTTCACACAAGAGAAGGCACAGGCGTAGCAATAAATATAGAATTGCTaaatttcaaaatgaaaagttattaaccctttttttaaattttataacCATTCGGCTCCCTGCCTATCTGTTTGCTTTGGAGCGCCCCACActgcactttatatatatatatatatatacagacgtgctcaaatttgttggtacccctccacaaaaaacaaagaatgcacaattttctctgaaatagcttgaaactgacaaaagtaattggcatccaccattgtttattccgtatttaatagaaattagactttgcttttgattttttattcaacataatattgtaaataagaaaacaaatgaaaatggcatggacaaaaatgatgggaccgctaacctaatattttgttgcacaacctttagaggcaatcactgcaatcaaacgttttctgtagctctcaatgagacttctgcacctgttaacaggtagtttggcccactcttccggagcaaactgctccagctgtctcaggtttgatgggtaataatatccaagtgtttggatatcccagtgagcacagttggatcaataatcaggaagtggaagctgcatcataccacccagacactgccaagaaaaggtcatccctcaaaactcagcgctcaaacaagaagccacagagaggccaacaatcactttgaaggagctgcagagttcagtggctgggagtggagtaatggtgcacctgtcaaccatatcaagagctctgcataacactggcctgtatgggagggtggcaagaaagaagccgttactcaaaaagtaccatctgaaagcacgtctggagtttgccagaaaacataagagtgacccagctgctatgtgggaaaaggttttgtggtcagatgagaccaagatagagctttttggccaaaactcaaagcactatgtgtggcgcaaacctaacactgcccgtgcctcaagacacaccatccctacagtgaagtatggtggtggcagcatcatgctgtggggatgcttctcatcagcagggactgggcatcttgttaaaattgaaggaagaatagatggagcaaaatacagggaaatactgcaagagaacctgctttagtccgctaaaaaactgaagcttgggaggaaattcacctttcagcattacaatgatcccaagcacaaggccaaagcaacattggagtggctcaagaacaaaaaggtgaatgtcctacagtggcccagtcaaagtcctgatctcaatcccattgagaatctgtggcactatttgaaaattgcggtccacaagcgtcgtccaaccaacctgaacaacctggagcaaatctgccaagaagaatgggccaaaatcactccgacactgtgtgcaaagctgttacatacttaccccaaaatacttaaagctgttattgcagcgaaaggtggctctaccaaatattgtgtggggtttgaatacttatacaagcaagatatttcagttttttatttttcttaaaaatatttcccaacataaaaccaatgtcaccttacaataattgattttgagtttcagtgttttaaaataaaatatcaaacagaacaaaatttcaatgtaccatttgcaattcagtaatatgagagaattggtcaggggtctgcatacttttgcaaggcactgtatatatttatatttattatttatttatgtcttagcagacacccttatccaggacgacttacaattgttacaagatatcacattatttttacatacaattacccatttgtacaggtgggttttttactggagcaatctaggtaaagactgcagtgtcccccacctgggattgaacccacaaccttccagtcaagagtccaaagccctaaccattactccacactgctgtctaatatatattgcatttttttaaatggtaaaaacggaaatcagaaaaaataaaatggaaatcaTAACAAAACACGGATTCCATAGGGTCCTATGTCTCCTTGCTAGTTATGCATcattataacatttaaaacattgtaaACATGGTCTAACTGTTGAAAGCAAAttaagaagaacaaaaaaacagtccAAGGACCAGAAACAAAACGCCACAGCTTTATTCTGCAAGAAGCTGTTCTTCCTTGACACAATATTAAAACTAAATACAATGGCAGCTTCAACAAAACAGTGACAAACATTTAGTTAGCTTTGGTCTCTCGAGTTATATTAGTCATAGTAGTATGTTACAACTCAGGGTTTAATAAATCATTACAGTATTTAAATCGGGGGCTGTATGCAGTACAGTAGAGTACCTAATGCAGGAATGAATGTCAGAGCGGCAGCTGCTTAGAAAAGGTGCGAGATCGGGTACACCATACAGCTCCATCCCATCTTTGGTCTGTGATTTTATACAAAACCTGTTCCAAATGTGGCACAAGTATTGCATTAAGCATCACGCGTGAGTAAACACATACTATGCTTGCTAACACCGTTACCACGTTGGACATGTGACCCCACCACTGTTTATGTATTGTTTCCAGAGCAACAGCTCACTCAACTGCAGTTACAGTAACGTATTTTTTTCATGTTCAACCCGTACGTggtttgtaatactgtattttacaGCTGGCTCCCAATTTCATGTCTTTCAAAACGTTTACACCTGTTGCAGACAAGTGTGTTAATTTCGTTTTGAATTTTGTACTAAACTTTAATAGTTTGTTTCGACAAATATTAGAACATGATTTATGTTTCGTGAATCTCTGCTCCGATCAGATGGGTAATGTCTTGCCGGAGGCCGTGCGCTTGACAGCCGAGGCTACCATTCCACTAAGGAAGCGGATCCCAGTGCTTCCTCCCGGGATCAAGGCGATGATGTATCCGACGATCGCTGCTATCTGTAGGGCAGCGCCGAGGGCGGTGAGGACAGTGCTGTGGAGGCTGAGAGCAGCGTACAGGGTGCCCGTTAGAGCGGTGAGGTACAGAGCGGCACCCGGGGATGGGGTAGCTAACAACGTACTGGGTCCCCGCAGTATCGCAGCACCAACCAGGGCAAACACAGAACCCAGCGACCAGAGCAGAGCGAACTTGCGGGCTTTCAGAAGCAGCAGCGGCGCGTAGAGAGCTGAAAGCCCGAAACAAAGAACCGACATCGCAACGCAGATTCCAAATCCAAGCAGTCTTTGCGAACGGCTCATACCGGGAAGACATGAGTCTGGCTCACTAGACCACGACCAGGAAACACCGGGGGTTGATCCCTGGCCTCCGGATCCTGGTCCAGAGAACGGACTCGACCATCGGCCGAACCAAGTTCCACTCCCTGAACTCGGAGACTCGGCATCTCCAATGTCGATGGTGCTCGAACCCGATGGTGACCCAGCTTTCCCCCCGCTTTTCGACTGAGCCAGGTACTCCTGCAACTGCCTGTTTATGTCAGCCATCTTATTTTGCAAGTGAAACTTCCCATCAGCCCCTCCTCACATGGACACGCACATAAACAAGAAGACGGTTCAAATACCGTATTATCACAATTATAAACGCATCTTGTTTCTGCTTGACGCTGGTCACATGCACTTATATTTGTACATACTATAGGCACATGGTATAAATTCACATCGCGGTAAACAAATTGTTAGTCTTAAAGCATTAGGAAATTGAGTTTTAAATTCATATTTCTTTAACTTGCCCCGTTGATAATAATAATCCATTAGCTTGTGTTAGCCACGTAGAATTGATTGTGTAgcctatgttttatttttttttctagaaatcAGTATTACTTTTCCCGTTCACTCATTGATTTATTCGTCTGTTTATACATTAATAAACTTTTCAGCTGCCTTGCCTTGTGATGATCTGATATTGCTTCATTTGTAAACTGGGATGAAAAACAAATCAGAAAGTATAAAAAGCATGATCCATACTCATTGTTTTCAAAGCTAAGGCCCGTCCTGTTGAATATGTTCACCTTCACTGCCTTCTTGTGAAAGATTGAAAATAGATCACAGCACTTCACAGCTGTATTCTCCCTTGTAGCAGCTTCTGGGGTCAGTCAGTTGGAGTTCTTAAATATTAGAAAGGAGTAACATGTCTAATCTAGAATCTATGGTATAATTTGAGGGTTTAGACTTGAATGGCTATGTCAAATGTAAGCATGATATAATTACATGTATAATATTTTAatacttaatacaaaaatatCCATGCAAGTAATTCATAGGAACAGGTCAGGGATTTCTCCATTGTACAGCAGGTCTGACAGTCTGTTGTTGAATGAACAGAGAGTGAAGTTCCATTCAGATACAGTATTTCCTTCACTTTtctccatatttatttttataaatgtcttAGATTTGGCAGCAAACATTTTCAGCATACCAAGATATCTTCTGAGTTGAACCAACTACTTGTAGTCCCAAGTCTA
The DNA window shown above is from Acipenser ruthenus chromosome 17, fAciRut3.2 maternal haplotype, whole genome shotgun sequence and carries:
- the LOC117423690 gene encoding vesicle transport protein SFT2C-like; amino-acid sequence: MADINRQLQEYLAQSKSGGKAGSPSGSSTIDIGDAESPSSGSGTWFGRWSSPFSGPGSGGQGSTPGVSWSWSSEPDSCLPGMSRSQRLLGFGICVAMSVLCFGLSALYAPLLLLKARKFALLWSLGSVFALVGAAILRGPSTLLATPSPGAALYLTALTGTLYAALSLHSTVLTALGAALQIAAIVGYIIALIPGGSTGIRFLSGMVASAVKRTASGKTLPI